One region of Paucibacter aquatile genomic DNA includes:
- a CDS encoding acyl-CoA dehydrogenase family protein: protein MQFALTPAQHALQARIATLASSLQDPLLHERDRACEFSRPLWQAMASAGLHLLPAPAEYGGQALGALDLALALETLGEQVPDTGLVFALAAHLCACIHPLLTFGSESQQKEWLPQIGKQGWLGAHAITEAQAGSDISAMRTRAQREGQGYRISGRKCYISNAPVCDFLIVHARTGESGSFLDYSSFVLDRHSSGVHISATPHEKLGLRTTAMGDVEFDGVWVHESQRLGKEGSGGPIFQASMAWERSCLFAMYLGTMKRQLRACWSHVEEREQFGRPLIEQQSLAHRLADMQLRYESARLLCLRAAWSLDLPQPARGDASLAAKLALSEAAVLNGLDAVHLHGALGMLSGAIERELRNALPSSVFSGGSEVLKNQLVQQLRGDYKREARGGR from the coding sequence ATGCAGTTCGCCCTGACCCCCGCGCAGCATGCGCTGCAAGCGCGTATCGCCACCCTGGCCTCCAGTTTGCAGGACCCGCTCTTGCACGAACGTGACCGGGCCTGCGAGTTCTCACGGCCGCTCTGGCAGGCCATGGCCAGCGCGGGCCTGCACCTGCTGCCCGCCCCGGCCGAGTACGGCGGGCAGGCCCTGGGCGCCCTGGATCTGGCTCTGGCCCTGGAGACCCTGGGCGAGCAGGTACCGGACACCGGCCTGGTGTTCGCCCTGGCCGCCCACCTGTGCGCCTGCATCCATCCGCTGCTGACCTTCGGCAGCGAGTCGCAGCAAAAGGAATGGTTGCCGCAGATCGGCAAGCAAGGCTGGCTGGGCGCCCATGCGATCACCGAGGCGCAAGCCGGCTCGGACATCTCGGCCATGCGCACCCGGGCCCAACGCGAAGGCCAGGGCTATCGCATCAGCGGGCGCAAGTGCTACATCAGCAATGCGCCGGTCTGCGACTTCCTCATCGTCCACGCCCGCACCGGCGAGAGCGGCAGCTTTCTCGACTACAGCAGCTTTGTGCTGGACCGCCACAGCAGCGGCGTGCACATCAGCGCCACGCCGCATGAGAAGCTGGGCCTGCGCACCACGGCCATGGGCGATGTGGAGTTCGATGGCGTCTGGGTTCATGAATCCCAGCGCCTGGGCAAGGAGGGCAGCGGCGGCCCCATCTTCCAGGCCAGCATGGCCTGGGAACGCAGCTGCCTGTTCGCCATGTACCTGGGCACCATGAAGCGCCAGCTGCGCGCTTGCTGGTCCCATGTGGAGGAGCGCGAGCAGTTCGGTCGCCCCCTGATCGAGCAGCAAAGCCTGGCCCACCGCCTGGCCGATATGCAGCTGCGCTACGAGTCGGCGCGCCTGCTCTGCCTGCGCGCCGCCTGGTCGCTGGACCTGCCGCAGCCCGCCCGCGGTGATGCCAGCCTGGCCGCAAAGCTTGCCCTCAGCGAGGCCGCCGTGCTCAACGGACTCGATGCAGTGCATCTGCACGGCGCGCTCGGCATGCTCAGTGGCGCCATCGAACGCGAGCTTCGCAATGCCCTGCCCAGCAGCGTGTTCTCGGGCGGCAGCGAAGTCTTGAAAAACCAGCTCGTGCAGCAACTGCGCGGCGACTACAAGCGTGAAGCGCGCGGAGGACGTTGA
- a CDS encoding outer membrane lipoprotein-sorting protein: protein MTATKPPSSRPPSPSSPSPTWRSLAAPPAARRLFLQLLALLPAAAVPMQLRAAEAVSDATLSQWIHEAERVLRGRSSAAVMKMHIERSDYQRSYDLMVLSDDRSEPGKVLIRMLGPALWRGNATLKVGERISFYDPRSRRITVMGSSMLADNWMGSHFSNDDLMRETDLARHYGYELLQKTRDKDELGRPVERALLRLSPKPAAPVAWGKVEYQLQLLEGGKGASVLPLQVDYFRRADDTQAQRSLRYSQLKPLEGRVLPTRLTMKALDKPDEYTQIDYVRLKFDSDFGADDFSERALR, encoded by the coding sequence ATGACCGCCACAAAACCGCCCTCGTCAAGACCGCCCTCGCCGAGCTCGCCCTCGCCCACCTGGCGTTCGCTGGCAGCGCCGCCCGCGGCGCGCCGCCTGTTTCTGCAGCTGCTGGCCTTGCTGCCGGCCGCCGCCGTGCCCATGCAGCTCCGGGCCGCGGAGGCGGTCTCCGACGCCACGCTCAGCCAGTGGATCCACGAAGCCGAGCGCGTGCTGCGCGGGCGCAGCTCGGCCGCGGTGATGAAGATGCACATCGAGCGCAGCGACTACCAGCGCAGCTACGACCTGATGGTGCTCAGCGATGACCGCAGCGAGCCCGGCAAGGTCTTGATCCGCATGTTGGGCCCGGCGCTGTGGCGCGGCAATGCCACGCTCAAGGTCGGCGAGCGCATCAGCTTCTACGACCCGCGCAGCCGCCGCATCACGGTGATGGGCAGTTCCATGCTGGCCGACAACTGGATGGGCAGTCACTTCAGCAACGACGACCTGATGCGCGAAACCGATCTGGCGCGGCACTACGGCTACGAGCTGCTGCAAAAGACACGGGACAAGGACGAGCTGGGCCGCCCGGTCGAACGCGCCCTGCTGCGCCTGAGCCCCAAGCCCGCAGCACCCGTGGCCTGGGGCAAGGTGGAATATCAGCTGCAGCTGCTGGAAGGCGGCAAAGGCGCAAGCGTGCTGCCGCTGCAGGTGGATTACTTTCGCCGCGCCGATGACACGCAGGCCCAGCGCTCGCTGCGCTACAGCCAGCTCAAGCCCTTGGAGGGCCGCGTGCTGCCCACGCGCCTGACCATGAAGGCCCTGGACAAGCCCGACGAATACACCCAGATCGACTACGTCCGGCTCAAGTTCGACAGCGACTTCGGTGCCGACGACTTCTCGGAGCGCGCGCTGCGCTGA
- a CDS encoding ABC transporter permease, translating into MSTVYRMAWRNLGRNAKRSRVTGLGLALALALCMATLALMDGLSQELIQGTTEGEVGHIQIHEPRYLDSRALRRSVPADAQALAALRSAEGVQGVSARLYAFAYLSHGSRSSGVQLLGIDPEQEAAVTVLHRKRSSGEWLSAEATPWRQAQALSEAQQAADQALTEAAIAEAFARLEGRASSTATPTPAPSPTATSGADASLALAEQLAPGPSRRPGVVLGAKLAANLGLSADPEGRWGQVLELLVEGAHGVQSHLELEVRGVLQTGLDHQDRSRLLLHLSDLQHMLQLPDQAHEIALRLTDPGQADARAAALQAQLGEGQQVQSWSQLRPDVLALIAANRALMGTLVFIVFLIAGVGVLNTMLVSVMERQRELSLLKALGLAPSKVLLLVMAETVLLCLAGGLVGLTAGAALVGWLQVHGLDVSRFGEFSLSGVGMAPVLRAQLSAAGAALPLAMLVLISVVSALVPALWAARLAPAAGMRAQ; encoded by the coding sequence ATGAGCACCGTCTACCGCATGGCCTGGCGCAATCTGGGCCGCAACGCCAAACGCAGCCGCGTCACCGGCCTGGGTCTGGCCCTGGCCCTGGCCTTGTGCATGGCCACCCTGGCCCTGATGGATGGCCTCAGCCAGGAGCTGATTCAGGGCACGACCGAGGGCGAGGTCGGCCATATCCAGATCCATGAGCCGCGCTACCTGGACAGCCGCGCTCTGCGCCGCAGCGTGCCGGCCGACGCCCAGGCCCTGGCCGCGCTGAGGTCGGCCGAGGGCGTGCAGGGCGTGAGCGCCCGGCTCTATGCCTTCGCCTACCTCAGCCACGGCAGTCGCTCCAGCGGAGTGCAGCTGCTGGGCATCGATCCTGAACAGGAAGCCGCCGTCACCGTGCTGCATCGCAAGCGCAGCAGCGGCGAGTGGCTCTCGGCCGAGGCCACGCCCTGGCGCCAGGCCCAGGCGCTGAGCGAAGCCCAGCAGGCCGCCGACCAGGCCCTGACCGAGGCGGCCATCGCCGAGGCCTTTGCCCGGCTGGAGGGGCGCGCCAGCTCCACGGCCACGCCCACGCCCGCGCCCTCACCCACCGCCACGTCGGGTGCCGACGCCAGCCTGGCCCTGGCCGAGCAGTTGGCACCGGGGCCAAGCCGGCGCCCCGGCGTGGTGCTGGGCGCCAAGCTGGCCGCCAATCTGGGCCTGAGCGCCGACCCCGAAGGTCGCTGGGGCCAGGTGCTGGAGCTGCTGGTGGAAGGTGCCCACGGTGTGCAAAGCCATCTGGAACTCGAAGTGCGCGGTGTGCTGCAAACCGGCCTCGACCACCAGGACCGCAGCCGTCTGCTGCTGCATCTCAGCGATCTGCAGCACATGCTGCAACTGCCCGATCAGGCGCACGAGATCGCACTGCGCCTGACCGACCCCGGCCAGGCCGATGCACGCGCCGCTGCTTTGCAAGCCCAGCTCGGCGAGGGTCAGCAGGTGCAGAGCTGGTCGCAGCTGCGGCCCGATGTGCTGGCTCTGATTGCGGCCAATCGGGCGCTGATGGGCACCCTGGTTTTCATCGTCTTTCTGATCGCCGGCGTGGGTGTGCTCAACACCATGCTGGTCAGCGTGATGGAGCGCCAGCGCGAACTCAGCCTGCTCAAGGCCCTGGGGCTGGCGCCGAGCAAGGTCTTGCTGCTGGTGATGGCCGAGACGGTGCTGCTGTGTCTGGCCGGCGGCCTGGTGGGCCTGACGGCTGGGGCCGCGCTGGTGGGCTGGTTGCAGGTCCATGGTCTGGATGTGTCGCGCTTCGGCGAGTTCAGCCTGTCGGGCGTGGGCATGGCGCCGGTGCTGCGGGCGCAGCTGAGTGCGGCCGGCGCGGCCCTGCCCCTGGCGATGCTGGTGCTGATCAGTGTCGTATCGGCCCTGGTGCCGGCGCTTTGGGCTGCTCGCCTGGCCCCAGCTGCCGGCATGAGAGCGCAGTGA
- a CDS encoding nitroreductase family protein, producing MHDAVMPDALLQRIEPLLALAARAPSSHNSQPWRLRCLPAVPPRWQDSGPWTQALAIELDPARCLRALPALQREMLISLGGFAAILLNLLRLSAWPVKAVPAEPSQEGQEGRLLLLLGAQPCAERVDHAGLARLNRALRLRHTERGPYLPMQGLRFHLESPDNPLPYTLDLQEPRPTLRWQALHARSARAELAEFYARHGARDLMHPQAWAETYAHLNFAAEQPARPVPQGMPIERLFGPLPAWRRRLLQLLLHPRFLRGPAGRPVTAEAGRQLRALILSSPALLYLSTPRESGTALEGWLAGEAIARLWLAAADAGQALHPLSVALQHEDLAQGLAGLLGCRERLLFIARAGTPAQALRQAQHHRRAPSAFCVSQRSDASPCLPCSPSP from the coding sequence ATGCACGACGCCGTGATGCCCGACGCCTTGCTGCAGCGGATCGAGCCCTTGCTGGCCCTGGCTGCACGGGCGCCGTCCTCGCACAACAGCCAGCCCTGGCGCTTGCGCTGCCTGCCCGCGGTTCCGCCACGCTGGCAAGACAGCGGCCCCTGGACCCAGGCCCTGGCCATCGAGCTGGACCCCGCGCGCTGCCTGCGCGCCCTGCCGGCGCTGCAGCGCGAGATGCTGATCAGCCTGGGCGGCTTTGCGGCCATCTTGCTGAACCTGCTGCGTCTGAGCGCCTGGCCGGTCAAGGCGGTGCCGGCCGAGCCGAGTCAAGAAGGCCAGGAAGGGCGCCTTCTCTTGCTGCTCGGCGCTCAGCCCTGCGCCGAGCGCGTCGATCACGCCGGCCTGGCACGCCTGAACCGCGCCCTGCGCCTGCGCCACACCGAGCGCGGCCCCTACCTGCCAATGCAGGGCCTGCGCTTTCACCTGGAGTCACCGGACAACCCGCTGCCCTACACGCTGGACCTGCAGGAGCCGCGCCCGACGCTGCGCTGGCAAGCCCTGCATGCCAGGTCCGCACGGGCCGAGTTGGCCGAGTTCTATGCCCGCCACGGCGCCCGCGATCTGATGCACCCGCAGGCCTGGGCCGAGACCTATGCCCACCTGAACTTTGCCGCCGAGCAGCCCGCCCGCCCTGTGCCACAGGGCATGCCAATCGAACGCTTGTTCGGCCCCCTGCCCGCCTGGCGCCGCCGCCTGCTGCAGCTGTTGCTGCACCCGCGCTTTCTGCGCGGGCCGGCCGGCCGCCCGGTGACGGCCGAGGCCGGACGCCAGCTGCGCGCCCTGATCCTCAGCAGCCCCGCCCTGCTCTACCTCAGCACGCCCCGCGAGAGCGGCACGGCGCTGGAGGGATGGCTGGCCGGGGAGGCCATCGCCCGGCTCTGGCTGGCGGCGGCCGATGCCGGCCAGGCCCTGCACCCCTTGAGCGTGGCGCTGCAGCACGAGGACCTGGCTCAGGGTCTGGCGGGTCTGCTCGGTTGCCGCGAGCGCCTGCTGTTCATCGCGCGCGCCGGCACGCCGGCTCAGGCCCTGCGCCAGGCCCAGCACCACCGCCGTGCGCCATCTGCGTTCTGCGTCTCGCAGCGTTCCGACGCATCACCCTGTTTGCCTTGCAGCCCCAGCCCATGA
- a CDS encoding aminotransferase class III-fold pyridoxal phosphate-dependent enzyme, whose product MASMVGQATLGKEELLETAGLMVEFTRARGDHLYYLDENGKERQVLDLVGGFGSTLLGHNHPELVELLTRCLAQQRPVHAQGSRRQQASELKQALADYLHQHSGERYKIYLLNTGTEAVEAAIKHARYAYAQRMEAMSDACAANARELQIRLERGEIQIDAPLLQQAERLLQHEPLDHVDALLSAVNQRNLQALATAPLMAALPYAFHGKTLGSLALTWNRDARLAFVRNNPDALFVHEPSQFLAQLREHSVSVYQFEFQPLRLVERRLPRLAGLIYEPLRGEGGILELDAEFRTLLQALREHHPEVALIADEVQCGLGRTGRPIESAAQGLPADYLTFAKSLGGGLCKISALAVRESLQHREFGMLHSSTFAEDDLSARVALRSLEILQRDAVAQRCASLGEALLEGLQALQRAHPELIRAVRGRGCMLGLELQDLSEHRSPLLASLAQEQLLGMVCAGHLLHAHGLRVLPSLGRRSVLRIQPSAYLQPADLQQALQAFRALFETLAQGNLQSLLAHMLSSGFTPLVLPAARTGSGAESLAPAGSATAVERIGFLAHLIDAQSLREWEPGLAGLSDEQLSELCSRVQCAMEPQLIASRRVRSPLGREVELRLYGIMMDSESIAADIRFHRAQQIRRQVQHAYQRARDEGCGLVGFGGYTSIVTANCIDFEYEHPPVTSGNALTVAASLAATRSSAARMGLVSSEAVVAVVGAAGNIGQVQALLLAAQCRRLILLGRPGHEARLAQVRRDIASELLQQPLPSIDAASTWARALREWRQAQQGTPDLAQLDTWLAQQAWVQLSTSLDACREADIVISASSSPQPVLRAEHFATDRPVLVCDVAVPGDVDADSVQALPQLRLIRGGVVRLPMAPELELPGMQLDPGLIFACAAETLLLGLSGIRADFSKGPVRPEQVREIEGLARLHGFEIDHEKRVGAF is encoded by the coding sequence ATGGCAAGCATGGTGGGACAAGCCACATTGGGCAAGGAAGAGCTGCTGGAGACGGCGGGGCTGATGGTCGAGTTCACCCGCGCGCGCGGAGACCATCTCTACTACCTCGATGAGAACGGGAAGGAACGGCAAGTCCTGGATCTGGTCGGCGGCTTCGGCTCCACCCTGCTGGGCCACAACCACCCCGAGCTGGTGGAGCTGTTGACCCGCTGCCTGGCGCAGCAGCGCCCGGTGCATGCCCAGGGCTCGCGCAGGCAACAAGCCAGCGAACTCAAGCAGGCCCTGGCCGACTACCTGCACCAGCACAGCGGCGAGCGCTACAAGATCTACCTGCTCAACACCGGCACCGAGGCGGTCGAAGCCGCCATCAAACATGCCCGTTATGCCTATGCCCAGCGCATGGAGGCCATGAGCGATGCCTGCGCGGCCAATGCCCGCGAGCTGCAGATCCGGCTGGAGCGCGGCGAGATCCAGATCGACGCACCCCTGCTGCAACAGGCCGAGCGCCTGCTGCAACACGAGCCCCTGGACCATGTGGACGCCTTGCTGTCCGCCGTGAACCAGCGCAATCTGCAAGCCCTGGCCACGGCGCCGCTGATGGCGGCCCTGCCCTATGCCTTCCATGGCAAGACCCTGGGCTCGCTCGCCCTGACCTGGAACCGCGATGCCCGCCTGGCCTTTGTGCGCAACAACCCCGACGCCTTGTTCGTCCATGAGCCCAGCCAGTTCCTGGCCCAGCTGCGCGAACACAGCGTCAGCGTCTACCAGTTCGAGTTCCAGCCCCTGCGCCTGGTCGAGCGCCGCCTGCCCCGGCTGGCGGGTCTGATCTACGAACCCCTGCGCGGCGAGGGCGGCATCCTGGAGCTGGATGCGGAGTTCCGCACCCTGCTGCAAGCACTGCGCGAGCACCACCCCGAGGTGGCCCTGATCGCCGACGAGGTGCAGTGCGGCCTGGGCCGCACCGGCCGGCCGATCGAAAGTGCAGCACAAGGGCTGCCGGCCGACTACCTCACCTTCGCCAAATCTCTGGGTGGTGGCCTGTGCAAGATCTCGGCCCTGGCGGTGCGCGAATCGCTGCAGCACCGCGAGTTCGGCATGCTGCACAGCTCGACCTTTGCCGAGGACGACCTCAGCGCCAGAGTAGCGCTGCGCAGCCTCGAGATCCTGCAGCGCGATGCTGTGGCGCAACGCTGCGCCTCGCTCGGCGAGGCCTTGCTGGAGGGCTTGCAAGCCCTCCAGCGCGCCCATCCCGAGCTGATCCGCGCAGTGCGCGGGCGCGGCTGCATGCTGGGTCTGGAGTTGCAGGACCTGAGCGAGCATCGCTCCCCCCTGCTGGCCAGCCTGGCCCAGGAGCAGCTCCTGGGCATGGTCTGCGCCGGCCATCTGCTGCACGCTCATGGCTTGCGGGTGCTGCCCTCGCTGGGCCGACGCAGCGTGCTGCGCATCCAGCCCTCGGCCTATTTGCAGCCCGCCGATCTGCAGCAGGCGCTGCAAGCCTTCCGGGCCTTGTTCGAGACGCTGGCCCAGGGCAATCTGCAAAGCCTGCTCGCCCACATGCTGTCCAGCGGCTTCACGCCCCTGGTCCTGCCGGCCGCGCGGACGGGCAGCGGCGCCGAGTCTCTGGCGCCCGCTGGCAGCGCCACGGCCGTGGAGCGCATCGGCTTCCTGGCCCACCTGATCGACGCCCAAAGCCTGCGCGAGTGGGAGCCCGGCCTGGCCGGCCTCAGCGACGAACAGCTGAGCGAGCTGTGCAGCCGCGTGCAATGCGCGATGGAGCCGCAGCTGATTGCCAGCCGGCGCGTGCGCTCACCCCTGGGTCGCGAGGTCGAGCTGCGGCTCTACGGCATCATGATGGATTCGGAGAGCATTGCCGCCGACATCCGCTTCCACCGTGCCCAGCAGATTCGGCGTCAGGTCCAGCATGCCTACCAGCGGGCGCGCGATGAAGGCTGCGGCCTGGTCGGCTTTGGCGGCTACACCTCCATCGTCACCGCCAACTGCATCGATTTCGAGTACGAGCATCCGCCCGTCACCAGCGGCAACGCCCTGACGGTGGCGGCCAGCCTGGCCGCGACCCGATCCAGTGCCGCACGCATGGGCCTGGTCAGTTCCGAAGCGGTGGTCGCCGTGGTCGGCGCCGCCGGCAATATCGGTCAGGTGCAAGCGCTGCTGCTGGCCGCGCAGTGTCGCCGCCTGATCCTGCTTGGACGCCCCGGCCATGAGGCCCGCCTGGCCCAGGTGCGGCGCGACATCGCCAGCGAGCTGCTGCAACAGCCGCTGCCCAGCATCGATGCCGCCAGCACCTGGGCCCGGGCGCTGCGGGAGTGGCGCCAAGCCCAGCAAGGCACGCCGGACCTGGCCCAGCTGGATACCTGGTTGGCGCAGCAGGCTTGGGTGCAGCTGAGCACCTCGCTGGACGCCTGCCGCGAGGCCGACATCGTGATCAGCGCCTCCAGCAGCCCCCAGCCCGTGCTGCGGGCCGAACATTTCGCGACCGACCGCCCGGTGCTGGTTTGCGATGTGGCGGTGCCCGGCGATGTCGATGCCGACAGCGTCCAGGCCCTGCCGCAGCTGCGCCTGATCCGCGGCGGCGTGGTGCGCCTGCCGATGGCGCCCGAGCTGGAGCTGCCCGGCATGCAGCTCGATCCGGGCCTGATCTTCGCCTGCGCCGCTGAGACCTTGCTGCTGGGCCTCTCGGGCATCCGCGCCGACTTCAGCAAGGGTCCGGTGCGGCCCGAGCAGGTGCGCGAGATCGAGGGTCTGGCACGCCTGCACGGTTTCGAGATCGATCATGAAAAGCGCGTCGGCGCCTTCTGA
- a CDS encoding polyketide synthase: MNASAAHLLGMGLRHANLPATQDWLDRLAAVRSACTGSGADHALPLHNLPPLPAEQRLPVSAGDLGQFGIPPIYRASIHRIQIHLLELAQEALQQAERAGVKLEREHCDVILVTALGLNRSHENEARAAALRWAAAGWRDHPDARALLELWRQDLEQGFTASSHDKVGEMASALAARVAAHFQLRGRVLALEARAEGGRAALAAALNCLSHGGSRQVLILGAQTLDSPLHERPDLTDTSTPELPTWRESACALLLGDVSAAHAGQMMLQLPPATPVCPRPAATVAAGPVVHIEGQVLPVQTVLGYGHAMQDLQALALAALAQAQAQAQAQTAGAGASRSPAVHAELGPQARLVLQAAGQPLPEQAGSETGPVAVVGCGSAFGDTRGNAEFWAALSQPGHRFRPLDPARHHCDPFLDPQARHSLAYYIEQASHAGLEPALHPHAASMHLARSVASEAWSAVAGLAPERLGRLQVICASNLTTPALRSAGAQALLPRVLERLDALGRLQGWNEALRQSLAHALHNQAQAERLPSAEDQGLATASGLGRAVVGDLPAQVLALEAACASSMAALDLAGLALRAGQVDTVLVLGVELPVNSSDLLLCAAQRMLAPGLMASFGIDASGFTPGDGAGAVLLMRKPQAEALGLPVLAQLLAFGASTDSKSMIAPNQAGQTQAMRRAFAALTTQGIGPSALQYVETHGTGTLIGDQVETASLAEVYAGATQGLALGALKSKFGHCFAAAGMASLIKTVLALAHERMPANHFERPLKPELEWPRLGLDPLFTERPWPRNPQQRRRAGINAFGTGGINYHLVLEEA, encoded by the coding sequence ATGAACGCTTCCGCCGCACACCTGCTGGGCATGGGCTTGCGTCACGCCAACCTGCCAGCAACCCAGGATTGGCTGGATCGGCTGGCGGCCGTCCGCTCGGCCTGCACGGGTTCAGGCGCGGACCATGCCTTGCCGCTCCATAACCTGCCGCCCTTGCCTGCCGAGCAGCGCCTGCCCGTAAGCGCGGGCGATCTGGGTCAATTCGGCATCCCACCGATCTATCGCGCGTCCATCCACCGCATTCAGATCCATCTGCTCGAACTCGCGCAAGAAGCGCTGCAGCAGGCCGAGCGGGCGGGCGTGAAGCTCGAACGCGAGCACTGCGATGTGATTCTCGTCACCGCCCTCGGGCTCAACCGCAGCCACGAAAACGAAGCTCGCGCGGCAGCGCTGCGCTGGGCCGCCGCGGGCTGGCGCGACCACCCCGATGCACGTGCTCTGCTGGAACTGTGGCGTCAGGATCTGGAGCAGGGCTTCACCGCCAGCTCGCACGACAAGGTGGGCGAAATGGCCAGCGCCCTGGCCGCACGGGTGGCCGCGCATTTTCAGCTGCGCGGACGCGTGCTGGCCCTGGAGGCACGTGCCGAAGGTGGGCGCGCAGCGCTGGCCGCAGCCCTGAACTGTCTGTCGCATGGCGGCAGCCGGCAGGTGCTGATCCTGGGCGCGCAAACCCTGGACAGTCCCCTGCACGAACGCCCCGACCTGACGGACACCTCCACCCCTGAGCTGCCCACCTGGCGCGAGTCCGCCTGCGCCCTGCTGCTCGGCGATGTGTCCGCGGCCCACGCCGGGCAGATGATGCTGCAGCTGCCCCCCGCCACGCCCGTCTGTCCAAGGCCCGCAGCGACCGTGGCCGCCGGGCCGGTGGTGCACATCGAGGGTCAGGTCTTGCCTGTGCAGACGGTCTTGGGCTACGGCCATGCGATGCAAGACTTGCAGGCCCTGGCTCTGGCGGCCCTGGCTCAAGCACAAGCACAAGCACAAGCACAAACCGCGGGAGCTGGTGCGAGCCGCAGCCCAGCCGTCCACGCCGAACTCGGCCCGCAGGCGCGTCTTGTGCTGCAGGCCGCCGGCCAGCCGCTACCGGAACAGGCTGGCTCCGAGACGGGCCCGGTGGCCGTGGTCGGCTGCGGCAGCGCCTTTGGCGACACCCGGGGCAATGCCGAGTTCTGGGCAGCCCTGAGCCAGCCCGGCCACCGCTTCCGCCCGCTCGACCCGGCGCGCCATCATTGCGATCCCTTCCTGGACCCGCAAGCCCGCCACAGCCTGGCCTACTACATCGAGCAGGCCAGCCATGCCGGTCTCGAGCCGGCCCTGCACCCGCATGCAGCCAGCATGCATCTGGCGCGCAGCGTGGCCAGCGAGGCCTGGTCGGCTGTCGCCGGCCTGGCCCCGGAGCGCCTCGGCCGGCTGCAAGTCATCTGCGCCAGCAATCTGACGACGCCGGCCTTGCGCAGCGCCGGCGCCCAAGCCCTGCTGCCGCGCGTGCTGGAGCGCCTGGATGCGCTCGGCCGCCTGCAGGGCTGGAACGAGGCACTGCGCCAATCGCTGGCCCACGCCCTGCACAACCAGGCCCAGGCCGAACGCCTGCCTTCCGCCGAGGACCAGGGCCTGGCCACCGCCAGCGGCCTGGGGCGTGCCGTGGTCGGCGACCTGCCGGCCCAGGTTCTGGCGCTTGAAGCCGCATGTGCCAGCTCCATGGCGGCGCTCGATCTGGCCGGCCTGGCCCTGCGCGCCGGTCAGGTCGACACCGTGCTGGTGCTGGGTGTGGAGCTGCCGGTCAACAGCAGCGATCTGCTGCTCTGCGCCGCACAACGCATGCTGGCGCCCGGCTTGATGGCCAGCTTCGGCATCGATGCCAGCGGCTTCACGCCGGGCGATGGCGCCGGCGCGGTGCTGCTGATGCGCAAGCCCCAGGCTGAGGCCCTGGGCTTGCCAGTGCTTGCACAGTTGCTGGCTTTCGGCGCCAGCACCGACAGCAAATCCATGATCGCGCCGAACCAGGCGGGCCAGACCCAGGCCATGCGTCGTGCCTTTGCCGCGCTGACGACCCAGGGCATCGGCCCGTCGGCGCTGCAGTATGTGGAGACCCACGGCACCGGCACCTTGATTGGCGATCAGGTGGAAACCGCCTCGCTGGCCGAGGTCTACGCCGGGGCCACCCAAGGCCTGGCACTGGGGGCGCTCAAGTCCAAGTTCGGCCACTGTTTTGCCGCGGCCGGCATGGCCAGCCTGATCAAGACCGTGCTGGCCCTGGCCCATGAGCGCATGCCGGCCAACCACTTCGAACGCCCGCTCAAGCCCGAGCTGGAATGGCCGCGCCTGGGCCTCGACCCCTTGTTCACCGAGCGCCCCTGGCCACGCAACCCTCAGCAGCGTCGCCGTGCCGGCATCAATGCCTTTGGCACCGGCGGCATCAATTACCACCTTGTGTTGGAAGAGGCTTGA